GGGTGCTACCCAATTTGCTTGGCAGTTGCTTTGCATCAGATTTTAGAAATATTATTAGATCTGCCATATTATCTTTTGCTTTTGCATAATAAACACCTAAATCACATATTTCATATTTAAGATCAGTTGTTTCAAATTTATGTTTCTTCAATAGCTTTCTTACCTCATCAGAAACAAAATTTACATTACAAGTAATATAAGCAATTCTGGTATCTTTTTTATCCTCACCAAAAAATCCTAAAGATCTTAGATCATCTTTTAATTGTTGTTCATCAAGAGCATAAATAAAATATACTGAAGTTGAAATATCTGTCGATAACTTACTTACAGGATATACAAAAGGTACATACTTGGAAGTCGTTGTAAAAATCTTTTTATCCAACTCAGCAAGCTTATTTTTATCTAACTCTAAAACTAAATCATCAACAAGTTCTTTTAAAGCTTTAAGCTCCATTCTTTTAGCCAATACCTGCTCGACGTTATCACTCAATCCAACAGAAGGTGCCTTGATATCCGAGATTTTTATTATAAAACGTGCGTTCTTGCCCTTAGTTAGATTATTGTTAACTATCTCCCTAAATCTAAGATCAGTTTTATTCAACAATTCACTACCAGCTTCATAAGAAACATACTTACTATATATGTAAGCAAAAAATTCAAGAGGAGTAAGATTCTTTAAATCAATTACACGTTCGATCTTTCCTATGATATCCCTTATAGCTTTTTGATCATCTTTGATAGCAACATTGACAAGTTCAATTTTTAGCGAGTCTATATAATCATGTTTTAAACCATTCAAAGATTTTTTAAAAGGGAATATTGTTAACACATCAACATTAGAAGAAAATCCATTTATTATATCACTAAGGTTTTTAGAAAGATGATCGTCGAATTTTACCTCTCGAAGATGTAAAGGATTACTACTTTTGATATAAAAATTATTTTTACCAAAAGTGATACCTTTTTCATCTATAACACCACTAACAAAATTAACTGCTAACTCATTACCCTCAAATCTGAACGTGCCTATCAAATTTCCATCTTGGATATCAGCCCCTATATGGGATTGTTTTATAGTCAGAGACGAGGCATCTACCTTGCCACCTCTTACTATCTTTAACCCTTTATTATAATTCCTAATTTCAACATTCTTAAATGTTGCACCACTATTTGATACCTGTAAAGTTTCCCCACCCTCCAATATAGCATGTTCAATTAAAATAGCAGCATCACCAGCATCCTGAACAATCAAATGATAACCCTTACCTTTGATGGTTACTTTTTCAGATATACTTCCAGCAAGTCTCACTTTACCATTAACTGTTAATGTCACATTATCAAATAACTCTATTATAACCCCGGGTTCAGCAGTAACCTCTACACCTTTTGAAACAACCGTATTAGTAACCACCCTATAAGGGCTACCCTCTTTATAAAGAACAAGATTTTCTTTAATTTCACTGGCGACCTCTGTTGGTCCTTTTTTAACATAATAAAACTTTATTTCAGCAGGTTGACTTAAATTCCCAGCAAGATCTCTTGCAAAAACCCTATAATAGTATGTTTTTCCAACAGTAGCGTTATCATCGAAAAATTCTGGCACTTGAGTAACCCCAATCTCCACAAACTCACCTGTTTCGCTTCTCATAATAAGAAAATCTTTTACATCCTCCAACTTCTTCCAACTAAGCTGCACTCTATCTTTTAGCCCATGAACTTTTAAATTTTTAACTTCAGATGGAGGGATAGAATCCAATTCGATGGGATGAAAAACAGTAAAATTGTTTTCAAGCTTCGACTTTGGGCTGAATAAAGTAACTTTCATCAATTTATTTTTAACGTTGTCCCCTTGATTAACAATATACTTCCCCACATAATTGCCAGGCTCTATCTCGGTAAGAGGAATATTTTTAGCTACATCAGGAATTTCAAAACTGCCAATACAATTTGGCTCACCTTTCATGGCCACTAAAATCTCAGAATTCAATCGGAAGGGGCTATCTTTAGCATTAGTAATCACAGAAAAGATAACTGGTGGCTTCCTAACAACTGCTACCTTAGGTTCTGGGATCCCTTTAGCCATCTCCCTAAATAATCTATCCATAAGGGATATCTTTACTGAATCTCTCAAAACCAATGCGGAAGAAATTGCTGTAGATATAGCTCCCCATGGAGAAAGGGGTACACCACCACTTCTTTCTGCCACAGACTCTTCCTTTTCCCAAATCAATTCCCCAGTATCACCTGCAACTAATTTGGCTTTAACTTTTATAGACAAACTTCCATAAACACCAGCATATACCTTTTCTATTGAAATCACCTCTGCATAAAACAAGCCATCTACCCCTAACCTTTTAGCTAACGTAGCATTATCCAAATCAAACCATTTTTTACCTGTTTCCTTTTCCAAAATAGCTAATTTTTCATCAATTTCATCCAATTTAATATTTTCAAATTTTTTAGAAGAAATATGATTGTTAAATGTTATTCTTAATTCTTTTTTATCCTCATCTGTTCCCTCGCCAACAAAAGGTAACACAGCCACTGTTTTGGGAACATTATCTTTATTAAAAAGGCCTACTGCTGTATCTTTTAATGTTTTAATAGTGTTCAATAAACTAGTAGCATATGACACCTTATATATAAACAGTAGTAAAATAAAGATATAACCTACCCTTTTTAACACCCCGTGTATCATATGCCACACTCCCTTACAATAGCTTTACATGTTAACAATGGTATCTACATATTTCAGAATTTTCATTTCTATATCTTCATAGTTCATTTTCTTTCTCTTTAAAATACTCACAGCATCTATATACCTTTCTATAGCTTCTAATATACTATTCTCTTTTTCTAAATCTTGAGCCTGTTTAATATAACGACTTTCAGGATCTTTAAACAAAGCCCTTGTTTCATTTTTTATCTTAACAACAGCTTCATCCTGTGCTTTTTTAAGTAACTCAGCATCAGTGGGCAACTGAGCCACTTTGAAAGGAATTTTAAAATCACCTATCTCTATACCTTCACTGGATTCATCAATAGCATCCTTTTTTATATCAACAATCCCTGTATGAACAAGCTTACCATTCATATCAACTATACGATAACTAATACTCAACACAGCAACTTTTTTAAAGTATTTTACATTATACTTCACATCTTCAAAAACAGGTTTTTCAATGTTTCTAGATGGGGCAGGAGGTATCTCTTTCCCCTCTTTTTCTAACTTTGAAGCAAGTTTTTGCCAGTCTTCATACTCTGGATTTGGAACCAACTCTGTCTTTGTTTTCACTCTAATAGATTTTTTACCTTCTTGCATGGTTGACTCTACCTTATACTCCAGTACATCCCCAAGTAAAAAATAGTCTGCACTAGCTATTTTTAACCCACCTGTCTTCTGGGCAGCTTGGGATGCTAAATTAAGTTCAAATTCCTTTAACAAGACATCTGTTGATTCCCTTTCAATAATTTTAAGTTCATCTTTTAAATCGTTATATAAACTAAGCATAATATTGGATGTGAACAAACCTCCAGCATCAGGTGCATTTTTGGGACTTTTAAAAGGTATTATAGCAAGGCTTTTTATTGACCTGGCAGCAATTTTATCATCAAGTTTTTTTAGGTTTTCTTTTAGTTCAGGATAGGCAGGGTTAAGATTGAACAGTAGTCTATAATAAAGATATGTCAATCCTAATCTATCAGCATCTTCAGCTTTTTTAGCTTTTAAGTATAGGGTATCATAATATTTACTTAACTCTTTTTTAGGAACTTTAACCAAACCACGCTTTTCAACCGGTATCTTAGTTATTAAATCAAATGCCTTTTTGAAATTATCATAAGCCTGCCACACAAAATCCTGCTGAGAATAATCTAAACCAACTTGAAAGTAAAATTCAGAAAACTCTGCTAATGCTTTGTTATACAGTTCTTTTACTCTGACTGTGTCATCGGGATACTCCATTGCAATATTATATGCCTTTATAGCCTCTTCAAATTTCTTCTGCTTTTTCAACTCCTCAGCTTTCTTAATATAATAATCAGCATTATCTTTTTGCTCCGCCTCAGCTTTTAATCCAGCAATATTCTGATAACCACTATCTATTTCGTAGAGCTGATCAATCATAGGTTTTGCCTTTCTCCATTGATCAGTCTCAGCCAATTTTAGTATTTCTGGGTATAAAGTTGTTAAAGCTGTATTTTTGATTTCATTTATCTTCAGATTAAAGAAAGAATTATCGATATAAGCATTTTCATTCAATAAACTTACGGCTTTAGCATATTCTCTATTTTTAAG
The sequence above is drawn from the Calditerrivibrio sp. genome and encodes:
- a CDS encoding tetratricopeptide repeat protein: MIHGVLKRVGYIFILLLFIYKVSYATSLLNTIKTLKDTAVGLFNKDNVPKTVAVLPFVGEGTDEDKKELRITFNNHISSKKFENIKLDEIDEKLAILEKETGKKWFDLDNATLAKRLGVDGLFYAEVISIEKVYAGVYGSLSIKVKAKLVAGDTGELIWEKEESVAERSGGVPLSPWGAISTAISSALVLRDSVKISLMDRLFREMAKGIPEPKVAVVRKPPVIFSVITNAKDSPFRLNSEILVAMKGEPNCIGSFEIPDVAKNIPLTEIEPGNYVGKYIVNQGDNVKNKLMKVTLFSPKSKLENNFTVFHPIELDSIPPSEVKNLKVHGLKDRVQLSWKKLEDVKDFLIMRSETGEFVEIGVTQVPEFFDDNATVGKTYYYRVFARDLAGNLSQPAEIKFYYVKKGPTEVASEIKENLVLYKEGSPYRVVTNTVVSKGVEVTAEPGVIIELFDNVTLTVNGKVRLAGSISEKVTIKGKGYHLIVQDAGDAAILIEHAILEGGETLQVSNSGATFKNVEIRNYNKGLKIVRGGKVDASSLTIKQSHIGADIQDGNLIGTFRFEGNELAVNFVSGVIDEKGITFGKNNFYIKSSNPLHLREVKFDDHLSKNLSDIINGFSSNVDVLTIFPFKKSLNGLKHDYIDSLKIELVNVAIKDDQKAIRDIIGKIERVIDLKNLTPLEFFAYIYSKYVSYEAGSELLNKTDLRFREIVNNNLTKGKNARFIIKISDIKAPSVGLSDNVEQVLAKRMELKALKELVDDLVLELDKNKLAELDKKIFTTTSKYVPFVYPVSKLSTDISTSVYFIYALDEQQLKDDLRSLGFFGEDKKDTRIAYITCNVNFVSDEVRKLLKKHKFETTDLKYEICDLGVYYAKAKDNMADLIIFLKSDAKQLPSKLGSTLNLFSANVEIRFSDVFLEREYAVLTEGGTAYHINEEEGKKSALVDAFNKVKDKVERTLLAYERDMAKDDKRLTVKSNYLSAKSQSPVTLAVLKSYNVFVNQYKSYSENPVMEISLKNNTGKPLHNIKYSLFVKGYMDFPTENVLELLDVNKSIVLKLNAVFNNKVLELTENSKFQAEIKVSYVLDGNQNEIKAVGVLNIFEKNALIWDDKKKLATFITPRDPNILDISRLIVNNIPNRFINNNISLGVAVFEFLKTYGIKYQQDPNSPYSVVSGHIDAIDYVQYPSDTLKRKTGDCDDLVALLSSLLESLGIKTAFVDFPGHILLMFDSGIRSTEVSYFGLKGDDFVDIDGRLFLPIESTLINSSFYDAWRQGLNLYKKNYNKGLTVTLTEKGWEIYKPPTFELEKLNLSLPVNFQSNYNISISELKKIRDTFVLEYIKNPDYKVENLLYRLFIQGMIDDAITVADIIMRAGYKTPQFYNDTGNLYYYKKRYKEAIDMYKKAYEMSNSYVYIYNIISAYEKLMDKTSARTWEQKLLEIKK